GTATGTGATTCACCTCCAAGATCCACATAGACACGGCCATATTCTTTGCGAAGGCTCGCTCCTGGATAAGGTTTAAGCAAAGCTTTCACCTGTGTAATGATCGTTTTTTCGAATCGGGCACGATTTTTCCCTTTTAACATAAACTCTCCGAAACGGAGAAGCAGCATATCATATTTCATATCCATTCACATCCGCCTTTCGAGGGGTCGCAACTGCGCCACCATCTGATGTAAAGCCCGTTCAAGCAAGGCTACATCTTCTTCTGTATGTTCATCTCCAAGACTAATACGCAATCCGCCACCAGCACAAGCTGCATCTCTGCCCATCGCAAGCAGAGCCCGACTCGGTTCAGCCGAACGCGAAGAGCAGGCAGATTGGGTGGATATGGTTACGCCAAGTTGCTCCAAGGTGTGCAGCGCCACTTCTGCCTTCATCCCGGGATAGGAGAAGTGCACAATATGCGGTGCACCCTCTGTGCGACTGTTCAATTCAAATTCAGGAATAACACGTATCGTTTCCATCAATCGATCACGGAGCACCGTTGTACGTCGGGCAAAATCAACCTGATCTTCTGCTGCCATCCGCATGGCCTTTGCCATGCCTACCAGCAAGGCAACGTTCTCCGTGCCTGCCCGCAGGCCATGCTCCTGTGATCCCCCTGACAATAGTGGCGTAAGCTCCACTCCACTTCGCACATATAGGAGACCCGCTCCCTTCGGTCCACGAATCTTGTGAGCAGACAAACTGTACAGATCTGCACCCCAATCGGCAGGTGTAGCCTCCATTTTCCCAAAACCCTGAACACCATCTACATGGAAAAGCACGCGTGGTGCTTTCTTTTTGAGCTGTTTGCCAATCTCTGCAATCGGATGGATGGCTCCTGTTTCATTGTTTACATGCATCAGACTTACTAACACCGTATCCGGTCTGATCGCATCTACAACCTGCTGAGCATTCACCACACCAGCGGAATTGACAGGAATTAGCGTCACATCCCATCCCCACTGTTGCAATTGCATAAAACTTTCATACACCGAGGCATGCTCGGTAGCCGTTGTGACGATATGTCTGCCTCGTGACTGATAACGTAATGCCGCACCTTTTATCGCAAGATTATTGCTCTCCGTAGCACCGGAAGTAAATAGAATCTCTTCAGGCTTGACGCCGATTGACGCAGCACATCCGGATCGAGCACGACGCAGCAACTGATCGGCACGCTCTCCATACCCATGGATGGAGGACGGATTACCGAATTGTGTCTCCATAATTTCGGCCATCGTACGAATCACATCGGGATGGGGAGGTGTGGTTGCAGCATAATCAAAATATTTCAAATGAGGTTAGACCTCCCTTATCTCTTCGTTCATGAATCTACAGTGAGCATTGTAACACGATACCCGTACAACACAAAAAGACCAACCGGGAACAGGCGTTTCAAGCGCTACTGCTCCCACATTGGATCTCATCCTGCCTATCATGTGTTATCGCAAATGTTTTCTGTGAGTTTAGATCACATATTTAGACCGTGCCTTCTCCACCTTGGAGATATAATTCTGTGTTTCTGAAGGCAGACGGTTAAGTACACTCATCAGTTCGCTATCACTCGACACGCCCAGACGTGAAACACGCCCCGGTCCTGCATTATATGCAGCAAGCGCCATCTTCACTTCTCCACCGAAACGCTGGAGCTGAAGAGAAAGATATTTCGTACCAGCATCTATGTTCTGGGCAGGATCAAATGAATTATTTACACCCAGCCCTGCAGCCGTCCCATCCATTAATTGCATGAGCCCCTTGGCACCGGCGGAAGACACAACATTTGGGTTAAAATTGGACTCTGTGTCAATGACGGCCTTGATCAATGATTCAGGAACACCGTATTTGGCACTTGCCTCGGCAATCAAAGATTCATAATCCGTAGGTACAGATGCCCCGGAATCCACAATTCCTGTATTGGATGAAGATAATAAAGACTCAACGATGTTATTGGAGACAGAGGACGATCCTGCGGTATTTATATCCGGATTGTACGTGCTTCCGAGTTGTAACCACAACAAACCATCACTGGATCTTTTGGAGAGCGTAGCGGTGGAATCCGTATTGCTCGTCGAATTGGCACCCGCACCCGTACCTAACAGCCCGTCCATCACATTGGCGAAATCCACTGCTGAACCAGCATCTGATTGTGATCCACTGGTTTGGTTATTCACATTGGACAATTGCAGTTCCAACAACTGCCGCGATCCGCTTGGATCAATCTGCATGAGTTATACCCACTCCCGTATAATTAAGCGTATTATGACCTTATTCTACATCGTTTTACAGCAAGGTTCCATTGTTTTCAAAAAAATAGTTGAATCCCACGGTCTAACCTGCGTATATACGAAAAAAAACCTCCTGTAAGTCACCACACATGGGTGAAAACAGAAGGCTTGGTGAAGCATATTTTACACTTAGCGCGCAAATGGGATCATGAAAAAATAACTCAGCGTGGCTACAATACCCAGTCCAATGGACCAAGCTCCCGCTGTTTTCCGGCCATTTACATAAGCATAGTAACCCAGAACAGCTGCCGCTGGTCCAAGTACGATTGACCACATAAACAAGGACGCAATACCGAAAGCCAGCCCCATATAACCTGCGACCTTGCCTGTTGACTCCATGACACGGTCTGCCTCATGTTTCTCAACTACAGGTTCTGAACGTTCGGTGCCTCCAGTTCTTACAACAGTTGGAGGAGCCACCTCAGCCCCGTACTCTTCCCGATGTACTTTCCTTGGATAATCCACACGCATACGCTGTTTTTCAACTTCACCCTTGTTTTCAGGGCGATCAATAGAACGAATGTTGTTATCGTCATTTTTCATTTGGAAGCACCTCCGTTATGAATAGGATGACTGCTCACTTGGGTTTGA
The window above is part of the Paenibacillus sp. 1781tsa1 genome. Proteins encoded here:
- a CDS encoding cysteine desulfurase family protein encodes the protein MKYFDYAATTPPHPDVIRTMAEIMETQFGNPSSIHGYGERADQLLRRARSGCAASIGVKPEEILFTSGATESNNLAIKGAALRYQSRGRHIVTTATEHASVYESFMQLQQWGWDVTLIPVNSAGVVNAQQVVDAIRPDTVLVSLMHVNNETGAIHPIAEIGKQLKKKAPRVLFHVDGVQGFGKMEATPADWGADLYSLSAHKIRGPKGAGLLYVRSGVELTPLLSGGSQEHGLRAGTENVALLVGMAKAMRMAAEDQVDFARRTTVLRDRLMETIRVIPEFELNSRTEGAPHIVHFSYPGMKAEVALHTLEQLGVTISTQSACSSRSAEPSRALLAMGRDAACAGGGLRISLGDEHTEEDVALLERALHQMVAQLRPLERRM
- a CDS encoding lytic transglycosylase domain-containing protein is translated as MQIDPSGSRQLLELQLSNVNNQTSGSQSDAGSAVDFANVMDGLLGTGAGANSTSNTDSTATLSKRSSDGLLWLQLGSTYNPDINTAGSSSVSNNIVESLLSSSNTGIVDSGASVPTDYESLIAEASAKYGVPESLIKAVIDTESNFNPNVVSSAGAKGLMQLMDGTAAGLGVNNSFDPAQNIDAGTKYLSLQLQRFGGEVKMALAAYNAGPGRVSRLGVSSDSELMSVLNRLPSETQNYISKVEKARSKYVI